In Pseudosulfitobacter pseudonitzschiae, the sequence GATCAAGACACCCTATCTGCTGTTCCTCGGCGATGCACCCGACCAACTGGCCGCAAAAGTGGCACAAGGCATCAAGGACTGGCGGCCAGATAACGCGGTTGGGCAGTTTCGCATGGATGGCTGCGGTGCGGACGTGAAGCTGACGGACATGACTTTGCAGCAGGGTCTGGAAGCCGGTGCCAAAACGCTGGTCATTGGCGTGGCCAATCGCGGCGGCCTGATTTCGAAAGCATGGAAAGAAGTGCTGATCGCGGCGCTGGAAGCGGGCTATGATCTGGCCAGCGGCCTGCACAACCTGCTGGAGGACGAGCCTGAGTTGGTCGCTGCAGCCGAGAAATATGGCCGCGAACTGCACGACGTGCGGGTGCCATCGGTGGAATACCCCATCGCCAACGGTGAAAAGCGCACCGGTAAACGCGTGCTGGCCGTGGGCACCGACTGTTCGGTTGGCAAAATGTATACCGCACTTGCGCTGGACGAAGCGATGCGCGCCAAAGGCATGAAAAGCACCTTTCGCGCCACGGGCCAGACCGGCATCCTGATCACCGGCGAGGGCGTACCGTTGGACGCGGTTGTCGCCGACTTTATGGCCGGTTCGATCGAATATCTGTCGCCCGATAATGAGCCAGACCACTGGGACGTGATCGAAGGGCAGGGCAGCCTGTTTCACGTCAGCTATTCCGGCGTGACGCTGGCGCTGATCCACGGCGGCCAGCCCGACGCGCTGATCGTCTGCCACGAGCCGACACGCAAACATATGCGCGGACTGCCAAGCTATACGCCGCCCAGCATCGGTCAGGTCAGCGAACTGGCCTTGGCGCTGGCCAAGGTTGCGAACGCGGACTGCAAGGTTGTGGGCATTTCAGTGAACACGCAGCATATGGGCGAAGAAGAAGCGCGCGCCTATCTGGCCGAGCTTGAGGCAGAATACGGCATGCCCGCCGTCGATCCGTTCCGCCACGGGGCCGAGCGGCTGGCCGATGCGCTGGAAGCCTTGTAAGTTGCGCCTGTGGCTGGGGGCAGGAGCCTCCGGCGGGAGTTTTTCCGGCAAGATGAAGGTGATGTATGCGCATTGATGTAACGCGGGATGTGTTCCAGCTGGCACAGGTTTTTACAATTGCGCGGGGGTCGCGGACCGAAGCGCAGGTGCTGACCGTGCGGATCAGTGATGGCGATGCAGTTGGTGTGGGCGAATGTGTGCCCTATGCCCGGTATGGCGAAACGCTGGACAGCGTGACGGCCCAGATCGAAGGGCTGCCAGCGGATATTTCGCGGATGGCGCTCTATGATCTGTTGCCCGCAGGGGCGGCGCGCAACGCGGTCGATTGCGCGTTGTGGGATATCGAGGCAAAGCGTACGGGCAAACGGGTGTGGGAGCTGGCGGGGCTGGCAAAGCCGGGGCCGGAGATTACCGCCTATACCCTGTCGCTGGACAGCCCGGAGGCGATGCAGGCGCAGGCGGCAAAGAATGCCTTTCGACCGCTGCTGAAGATTAAGCTGGGCACGCCCGATGATATGCCCCGGCTCGAAGCCGTGCGGGCAGGCGCGCCCGATGCGCGGATCATCGTCGATGCCAACGAGGGCTGGTCCGCCGAAGTTTACGCCGATCTTGCCCCGCATTTGGTTCGGCTGGGTGTGCAATTGGTCGAACAGCCGCTGCCCGCAGGTGAAGATGAGGCCCTGACCGGCATGGCGCGGCCTGTGCCGGTGTGCGCCGATGAAAGCTGCCATGATCGCGGATCACTGCCGCATCTGAAGGGCAAATATGATGTGGTGAACATCAAGCTGGACAAGACCGGCGGGTTGACCGAGGCGCTGGCTCTGCGCGATGCGGCGCTGGCCGAAGGTTACCGCGTGATGGTCGGCTGCATGGTCGGGTCGTCGCTGGCGATGGCCCCTGCAACACTAGTGGCGCAGGGGGCCGAGGTTGTAGACCTTGACGGGCCGCTTCTGTTGGCCGAAGACCGCGATGAACCTTTGATTTTTGACGCCGCTGGGGTGCATCCCCCCAGTGCGAAACTATGGGGATGATGCACATGCGTACTGTTTATGTGAACGGCGACTACCTGTCTGAGGACGAGGCGAAAGTGTCAATTTTTGATCGCGGCTTTCTGATGGCTGATGGCGTCTATGAGGTGACCAGCGTGCTGGACGGCAAGCTGATCGACTTTGACGGACATGCGGTGCGATTGCAGCGGTCGCTGGACGAGTTGGACATGAAAAACCCGATCAGCAAGGAAGACCTGCTGGAAGTGCACCGCGAGTTGGTGCGGGTGAACGAAATTAACGAGGGCATGATCTATCTGCAGATCACGCGCGGCGCGCCGTCTGATCGCGACTTTGCGTTTCCCGATCCTGAAACGGTGCCGTGTACGGTTGTTCTGTTTACTCAGAACAAACCGGGTCTGGCCGCAAATCCGGTGGCGCAAAAGGGC encodes:
- the dgcA gene encoding N-acetyl-D-Glu racemase DgcA gives rise to the protein MRIDVTRDVFQLAQVFTIARGSRTEAQVLTVRISDGDAVGVGECVPYARYGETLDSVTAQIEGLPADISRMALYDLLPAGAARNAVDCALWDIEAKRTGKRVWELAGLAKPGPEITAYTLSLDSPEAMQAQAAKNAFRPLLKIKLGTPDDMPRLEAVRAGAPDARIIVDANEGWSAEVYADLAPHLVRLGVQLVEQPLPAGEDEALTGMARPVPVCADESCHDRGSLPHLKGKYDVVNIKLDKTGGLTEALALRDAALAEGYRVMVGCMVGSSLAMAPATLVAQGAEVVDLDGPLLLAEDRDEPLIFDAAGVHPPSAKLWG
- the dgcN gene encoding N-acetyltransferase DgcN — protein: MIKTPYLLFLGDAPDQLAAKVAQGIKDWRPDNAVGQFRMDGCGADVKLTDMTLQQGLEAGAKTLVIGVANRGGLISKAWKEVLIAALEAGYDLASGLHNLLEDEPELVAAAEKYGRELHDVRVPSVEYPIANGEKRTGKRVLAVGTDCSVGKMYTALALDEAMRAKGMKSTFRATGQTGILITGEGVPLDAVVADFMAGSIEYLSPDNEPDHWDVIEGQGSLFHVSYSGVTLALIHGGQPDALIVCHEPTRKHMRGLPSYTPPSIGQVSELALALAKVANADCKVVGISVNTQHMGEEEARAYLAELEAEYGMPAVDPFRHGAERLADALEAL